Proteins encoded in a region of the Acidobacteriota bacterium genome:
- the serC gene encoding 3-phosphoserine/phosphohydroxythreonine transaminase, with protein sequence MSIHRVFNFSSGPAVLPLPVLEEAQRNLVALPGVGMSVLEISHRSKPFDEILHGALTDMREIAGIPDDYEILFLQGGASLQFSMVPMNLLTQGLTADYIVTGDWGKKALKEAKKVGATAVAASTEEGNYARIPPQSELRLTPGSAYVHMTSNNTIHGTQWHYLPDVNGAPLVSDMSSDILSRPIDVSKYGLIYAGAQKNLGPSGVTVVIIRKDLLARSADALPTMLNYRVQAENGSRYNTPPAFGIYILRLVLTWLKGMGGVTAIEKVNERKAAMLYAELDRTAFWKPHAQRDARSRMNVTFRLASEALESQFAKEATAAGLDGLKGHRSVGGLRASIYNAFPEEGVASLVQFMQEFERRNG encoded by the coding sequence ATGAGTATTCATCGCGTCTTTAACTTCTCCTCCGGTCCGGCCGTCCTTCCACTTCCAGTACTCGAAGAAGCCCAACGCAACCTCGTGGCCCTGCCCGGCGTTGGCATGTCGGTGCTGGAGATCAGCCACCGTTCAAAGCCGTTCGACGAAATTCTGCACGGCGCGCTCACGGACATGCGCGAGATTGCGGGCATCCCAGATGACTACGAGATCCTGTTCCTGCAGGGCGGCGCAAGCCTGCAGTTCTCGATGGTCCCGATGAACCTGCTGACCCAGGGCCTGACCGCCGACTACATCGTCACCGGCGACTGGGGAAAGAAGGCGCTGAAGGAAGCGAAGAAGGTGGGCGCGACGGCGGTGGCGGCTTCGACTGAAGAAGGCAACTACGCGCGCATTCCACCGCAGTCGGAGTTGCGCCTGACGCCGGGCTCGGCCTACGTCCACATGACGTCGAACAACACCATCCACGGCACGCAGTGGCATTACCTGCCAGACGTGAATGGCGCACCACTTGTGAGCGACATGTCTTCGGACATCCTCTCGCGGCCGATCGACGTTTCGAAATACGGCCTCATCTATGCCGGCGCGCAAAAGAACCTCGGCCCCTCCGGCGTCACCGTTGTCATCATCCGCAAAGACTTGCTCGCGCGATCCGCTGACGCGTTGCCAACGATGTTGAATTATCGGGTGCAGGCCGAGAATGGATCGCGTTACAACACGCCGCCGGCGTTCGGTATCTACATCCTGCGGTTGGTGCTGACGTGGCTCAAGGGCATGGGCGGTGTGACGGCGATCGAGAAGGTGAACGAACGCAAGGCGGCCATGCTGTACGCGGAACTGGACCGCACCGCGTTCTGGAAGCCGCACGCACAGAGGGACGCGAGGTCGCGGATGAACGTGACGTTCCGCCTGGCCTCCGAGGCGCTTGAGTCACAGTTCGCGAAAGAAGCGACGGCCGCCGGACTTGACGGGTTGAAGGGCCATCGATCGGTCGGCGGTCTTCGGGCCTCGATCTACAACGCATTCCCCGAAGAGGGTGTGGCCTCGCTCGTGCAGTTCATGCAGGAGTTCGAGCGGAGGAACGGATGA
- a CDS encoding DUF1015 domain-containing protein has translation MAQLTPFRALRPAPSVASRVASVPYDVVNTAEARAMAQGEPLSFLRVTRSEIDLPDTVSLYHDAVYARAVENLRALRSVAPLEVDAEPTLYFYRQQMGDHVQTGLAGCFSVDEYEHDLVKKHEKTRPDKEDDRTRHILEVGAQTGVVFLTYRASAAVDAIALRACAGTPLYDFTAADGIRHTVWPVSPSDVSALVDAFAPIPELYIADGHHRAASAARARAALRDRGTPSREADVFIGVAFPDTQLQILPYHRVVKDLWGHTQASFLDALRSRLVVTDGDSQPDRPGQVSMFLGGRWHTLHLPQSPAGTALADALDVSVLQRDVLTPVLGIGDPRTDKRIDFVGGVRGPGALEVLVGSGQAAVAFALHPVTVGDLIAISDAGGIMPPKSTWFEPKLRDGLLVHQI, from the coding sequence ATGGCGCAGCTCACCCCGTTCCGGGCGCTGCGCCCGGCGCCTTCCGTTGCGTCCCGCGTCGCGTCCGTCCCGTACGACGTGGTCAACACCGCCGAAGCGCGGGCCATGGCGCAAGGCGAGCCGCTCAGTTTTCTTCGCGTCACCCGTTCCGAAATCGATCTGCCCGACACCGTTTCGCTGTATCACGACGCGGTGTATGCCCGGGCGGTGGAGAACTTGCGTGCGCTGCGCAGCGTGGCGCCGCTCGAGGTGGATGCAGAGCCGACGTTGTACTTCTACCGGCAACAGATGGGCGACCACGTGCAGACGGGGCTCGCCGGATGTTTCTCGGTGGACGAGTACGAACACGACCTGGTGAAGAAACACGAAAAGACGCGACCCGACAAGGAAGACGACCGCACCCGGCACATCCTCGAAGTGGGTGCGCAGACCGGCGTGGTGTTTCTGACGTACCGCGCCTCGGCCGCGGTGGATGCCATCGCGCTGCGCGCGTGCGCCGGAACGCCGCTCTACGACTTCACGGCAGCCGACGGCATCCGCCACACCGTTTGGCCGGTGTCGCCTTCTGACGTTTCGGCGCTGGTTGATGCGTTTGCCCCGATCCCCGAGTTGTATATCGCTGACGGCCACCATCGTGCGGCGAGCGCTGCGCGCGCTCGTGCGGCTTTGCGCGATCGAGGCACGCCATCCCGGGAAGCCGATGTGTTTATCGGCGTCGCATTTCCAGATACGCAGCTGCAGATCCTGCCGTACCACCGCGTAGTGAAGGACCTGTGGGGCCACACACAGGCGTCGTTCCTGGACGCCCTGCGGTCCAGGCTTGTGGTGACCGATGGGGATTCTCAGCCAGATCGTCCAGGCCAGGTCTCGATGTTCCTGGGCGGCCGCTGGCACACACTCCACCTTCCGCAGTCTCCCGCAGGCACGGCCCTGGCCGATGCGCTCGACGTATCCGTGCTGCAACGCGACGTGCTGACGCCGGTGCTGGGCATCGGCGATCCTCGCACCGACAAGCGCATTGATTTTGTCGGCGGGGTTCGCGGGCCGGGAGCCCTTGAGGTTCTTGTTGGGTCCGGGCAGGCCGCTGTGGCCTTCGCGCTTCACCCGGTGACGGTGGGCGACCTCATTGCGATTTCCGATGCGGGCGGTATCATGCCGCCCAAGTCCACGTGGTTTGAGCCGAAGCTGCGTGACGGACTGCTGGTGCACCAGATATGA